One genomic window of Blastocatellia bacterium includes the following:
- a CDS encoding prepilin-type N-terminal cleavage/methylation domain-containing protein, translated as MRKPTCIKKRNFKSSNAGFSLIELLIVITIIGILAAISVVNVFSARRAANSSSAASAMRTFHQSEASYSAGAGNGSFGSPQELFAQEFIDSSLAASCLPTPTGTTVGGLVAAAQRPKSGFIFVFNNPSPDRYEISGRPFVSTGLATSGDKTFFIDSSGVLRSSTLPTVNADSTSAPLNN; from the coding sequence ATGAGGAAACCTACTTGTATAAAAAAGAGAAATTTTAAGTCTTCTAATGCAGGATTTAGTCTAATTGAACTATTGATAGTAATTACAATAATTGGTATTTTAGCAGCTATTTCTGTAGTAAATGTATTTAGTGCGCGTCGTGCTGCTAATAGTTCTTCTGCTGCTTCAGCAATGCGTACTTTTCATCAATCTGAGGCTAGCTATTCAGCCGGAGCCGGTAATGGTTCTTTTGGTAGCCCACAAGAGCTTTTTGCACAAGAATTTATTGATTCTTCTTTAGCGGCTTCCTGTCTTCCTACACCAACAGGTACAACAGTTGGTGGTTTGGTTGCCGCTGCGCAACGGCCTAAGAGCGGGTTTATTTTTGTTTTTAATAATCCTTCTCCTGATAGATATGAAATATCTGGAAGACCTTTTGTTTCTACAGGTCTAGCAACTAGCGGAGATAAAACATTTTTTATTGATAGTAGTGGTGTATTGCGCTCATCAACTTTACCAACAGTTAATGCTGATTCTACAAGCGCACCGTTAAATAATTAA
- a CDS encoding DUF2203 domain-containing protein encodes MQNELTPEKLFTLQEANSLIPKLRPLIKKVTKVSSVLLGMQEEIKKVRSKASLGSGSYLGPSYLHNVVLLTTVIQEIENTGVLVKDYRTGLCDFPHLKDGRVIYLCWKMDEEEINYWHEIDAGFAGRQLL; translated from the coding sequence ATGCAAAATGAATTAACTCCAGAAAAACTTTTTACACTTCAAGAAGCTAATAGTTTGATTCCTAAACTACGACCTTTAATTAAAAAGGTGACTAAAGTAAGCAGTGTATTACTTGGAATGCAGGAAGAAATTAAAAAAGTGCGTAGTAAAGCTAGCCTAGGTAGTGGTTCTTATTTAGGGCCAAGCTATCTACATAACGTAGTTTTACTAACTACTGTAATTCAGGAAATAGAAAATACTGGTGTTTTAGTTAAAGACTATAGGACAGGATTATGTGATTTTCCTCATTTGAAAGACGGGCGAGTAATTTACTTATGTTGGAAAATGGATGAAGAGGAAATCAATTATTGGCATGAAATAGATGCTGGATTTGCTGGCCGCCAATTATTATAA
- a CDS encoding iron-sulfur cluster assembly scaffold protein, whose protein sequence is MPYSKTVLDHLENPRNVGELADATVTSSVINSACGDQIKLFIKLDKNITSVKMQAYGCAPTLASASLLTEWLIDKTIHQASLLETDELIKMLEGLPRGKKHAADLAIEALQTALSKLNK, encoded by the coding sequence ATGCCATACTCTAAAACGGTTTTAGATCATTTAGAAAATCCTCGTAACGTTGGTGAATTAGCAGATGCTACAGTGACATCATCTGTAATCAATAGTGCATGTGGAGATCAAATAAAACTTTTTATAAAATTAGACAAAAATATTACTAGCGTTAAAATGCAAGCTTATGGTTGTGCGCCAACCTTAGCATCAGCCTCATTGCTAACAGAATGGTTAATTGATAAAACTATCCATCAAGCAAGTTTATTAGAAACAGATGAATTAATTAAAATGCTTGAAGGCTTGCCTAGAGGCAAAAAACATGCGGCAGATTTAGCAATTGAGGCTTTACAAACAGCTTTATCTAAACTTAATAAATAG